Below is a window of Leucobacter chromiiresistens DNA.
CGAGCGGTACACGCACACGCAGGCGCTCGGCAACACGATGGTGCTGCCCGCGACGGCCGACGCCCCCGGCCGCACCGTGCTGGCGCAGGAGTTCCCCATCTCGATCGACGCGGCGGCGTTCGCCGAGGTGGCGCGCCGCACCGAGACGCAGCAGCGCGCCCGCGAGATCCGCGCCGAGCTCGGCGACCCGAAGACGGTGATGCTCGGCGTCGACCGCCTCGATTACACCAAGGGCATCCGTCACCGCCTGAAGGCGTTCGACGAGCTGCTCGCCGACGACGAGATCGATGCCTCTGACATCGTGCTGGTGCAGGTCGCGAGCCCGAGCCGCGAGCAGGTGGACGCGTACCGCCAGCTGCGCAACGAGGTCGAGCTCACCGTCGGGCGCCTGAACGGCGAGCACGGCACCATCGGCCACTCGCCGCTCGTGTACCTGCACCGCGGGTACTCCCGGGAGGAGATGGTCGCCCTGTACCTCGCCGCCGACGTGCTGCTCGTCACGCCGCTGCGCGACGGCATGAACCTGGTGGCGAAGGAGTACGTCGCGTGCCGCGAGGACGAGCAGGGCGTGCTCGTGCTGAGCGAGTTCGCGGGCGCCGCCGACGAGCTGAAGGATGCGCTGCTCGTGAACCCGCACGACATCGAGGGGCTGAAAGCAGCCTTCCTGCGCGCGACCCACATGCCGCAGGAGGAGCAGCGCCGCCGCATGCAGGGGCTGCGGCGCGCCGTGCACGACAACGACGTGGAGCACTGGGCGTCGGGCTTCCTCGGCTCGATGACCTCGATCTCGGAGACGCGGGCGGCGGCGCAGGCCAGCGGCACGCCGGAGGGTGCGACGGGCCCCGTGTCGCTCGTGCCCCAGGCGTTCGTGCCGCGCAGCGTGGGCGACCGGCTGCGGCGCATCGCCACGGCGTCGTCGCTGCTCGTCGCCACCGACTTCGACGGCACCATCGCGCCGATCGTGCCCCGGCCGCAGGATGCGCGCATGCTGCCGCGGGCGCGGCAGGCGCTCGAGATGCTGAGCGCCGCTCCGGGGGTGCGCGTCGCGCTGCTGACGGGCCGCTCGCTCGGCGGGCTCGCCGACACCGGCACGGGCGGCGAGGGCTGGATCGTGTCGGGATCGCACGGGTCGGAGCTCACCGGCTTCGACGTCTCGGGCATCACCGGGGGCATCGGCGGAGCGCCGACGGACGAGGAATCGGAGCGGCTGGACCGCCTCACGCGACGATTCGAGCGGGTGCTCGGCTCGGAGCCCGGGGTGCGCCTCGAGCGCAAGCCCTTCGGCGTGGCGGTGCACACGCGGGAGGTGGCGGATCCCGAGTACGGCCGCGAGCTGCTGGCGGCCGCCGTCGAGTTCGGCGTCGCCGAGGGGCTGCACGTGCGGGAGGGCAAGCAGGTGCGCGAGTTCTCGGTGCGGGCCTCCGACAAGGGGACGGTGCTCCAGAGCATCCGCGACGCGCTGCCCGCCGGCCCCGTGCTCTTCCTCGGCGACGACGTCACCGATGAGGACGCGTTCGCGGTGCTCGGGCCCGACGACCTCGGGATCAAGGTGGGGGAGGGCGAGACGGCTGCCGCCGAGCGCATCCCGGATCCCGCCGCCGCGGCGGCGGTGCTCGCGCGCCTCGTGGAGCTGCGCACGGGCATCGTCATCGGCTCCGACTGAGCCGACGGGCTGCGACGGCGCTCCCCCGCCCCGGCCCGTCGGCCGTGCGGGGAAGCGCCGTCGGCGCGCCCGCTCGAGCACCGCACGCCCCGCGATTACCGATCGACGGCTGCGAAATCAACCCCGCAGACAGTCCGTGGAGCGGGGCAATACGCTCGTGAGCGAATCGATGATCTCCCAGGATCGATTCTCCGAAACGACGATTAGGAGTGACCCGAGATGCACACTGTCAGCAGCGACATCGATATCGACCTTCCCGTCCGCACCGTCTACAACCAGTGGACGCAGTTCGAGGACTTCCCGGCCTTCATGGGCGGCGTCGAAGAGGTGAAGCAGGTCGACGAGACGACGCTCAACTGGCGGGTCACCGTGGGCGGCGTCGAGCGCGACTTCCTCGCGAAGATCACCGAGCAGGTGCCCGACGAGCGCGTCGCCTGGAACAGCGTCTCCGGCCCGTCCCACGCGGGGGTCGTGACGTTCCACCGCCTCGACGAGAACAAGACCCGCGTGCGCCTCCAGCTCGACTGGGAGCCCGAGGGGTTCGTCGAGCACGCCGGCGCCCTGCTGCAGCTCGACGACGCGCAGGTGGCGAAGGATCTCAAGGAGTTCGCGCGCCTGCTCGAATCCAACGGCTTCGAGTCGGGGGCGTGGCGCGGAGCGGTCGACCGGCCGAACGACGGCACCGCCGTCTGAGCACGCCGCAGCAGCACCGAAGCACCGAAGAAAGGGGACGGCTATGGCCGAACTGTGGGAGCCGACCGACGAGATCGATGGCGACGAGGACCTGACGGTCACCGATCACCGCGATGAAGACGCGCCGCTCGTGAGCGCCGACGACGAGCAGTCGATCGAGACGACGACCGACGACCCGCGCGAAGCGCTCGAGGAGCTCGGCGAGGACGTCTCGTCCTCCCCGGCGCGACGCGCGGAGGAGACCGACATCGATCCGGAGGCCGCTGCGGACGGCGGCGACGATCGCGAGCCGGGAGAGGCACTCTGAGCGTGAGTCGCACCGAGACCGATGCGCGCAGCTTCGGCGTCGAGGAGGAGTACCTGCTGCTCGACGCCGAGAGCGGCGCGCCCATCGACCGGGCGGCGCAGATCGTCGCGCGCCGCCCCGAGCTCCGCCGCGAGGCCGACCGGGAGTTCTTCTCCAGCCAGCTGGAGACGGCGTCGCCCGTGTGCACCGAGGCGGCCGAAGCCGATGCGGCGCTCCGCAGCTTCCGCGACACCGCGGGAGCTGCGGCGCGCGAGGAGGGCGCCGTGCTCGCGGGCACCGGCCTGCCGCCCGTCGGCGGCGAGCAGGAGGGATCGGTGACGCCGAAGGCGCGCTACCGCGAGATCCGCTCCGAGCTGCGCGCGGCGGCGGCGCACCAGTACGTCACCGGCACGCACGTGCACGTCTCCGTGCCCTCGCGAGACGCCGGCGTCACGGCCCTGCGCGGTCTCGCGCGCTGGGCGCCCGCACTGCTCGCGATCACGGCGAACTCGCCGATCTGGTGCGGCGAGGAGACCGGGCTCGCGAGCTGGCGCCACATCAAGAGCATGTCGTGGCCCCTGGCCGGGTATCCGCCGGAGTTCTCCTCGGGCGACGAGTACGAGCAGACGGTGACCCGTCTGGTGGAGACGGGAGTGCTCATCGATCCGGGCATCGTGACCTGGGTCGCGCGCCTCTCCGAGCGGTTCCCGACGATCGAGCTGCGCATCGCCGACGCCCAGCTCGACCCCGAGTCGGCCGTGTCGTTCGCGCTGCTCGTGCGGGGCCTCGTCGACCGCGTGCTCGCCGACGTCGAGCGCGGCGTCGAGGAGCAGCGCGCCACGCCGGGGCTCGTGAACGGGGCGATCTGGATGGCGGCGCGCGACGGGCTCTCGACGTCGCTCATCGACCCCGTGCAGGGAACGGCCCAGCCGGCCGCCGCCATGCTGAATGACATGTTCGCGTACGCCGAGCCATCGCTGGAGAGCTTCGGCGACGCCGAACGCGTGGAGCGCTACCTCGGCGACCTGCGCACGCACGGCGGGCCGGCGCAGCGCCAGCTCGCGAGCTTCCGCGAGAACGGCGTCGCCGGTCTGCTGGAGCTCTACCGCGCTGCCGGGGTGCAGGGGGCCCGATGAGCGGGTCGGGCCGCCGCCGCGGCGGCCCGATCACGCGCGAGCTCGACGGCGACGGCTTCGTCTACCGGCGCGACGGGCGCCGGCTGACGGCGGCCAAGGAGATCGCGCGGATCGAGGCGCTCGCGATCCCGCCGGCCTGGACCGACGTGCGCATCGCGCGAGGCCCCTCGGCGAAGGTGCTCGCGCGGGGGATCGACGCGGCCGGCCGCACGCAGATGATCTACCACCCCCGCTTCCGCCAGCGGCGGGAGCGCGAGAAGTTCGCGCGGCTGGGCCGGTTCGGCGCCGCGCTCCCCAAGCTCCGCGCCCGCGTCGACCGGGATCTGCGTCGCAAGCGCCTCGGCAGAGAGCGCGTGGTGGCCTGCGTGATCCGGCTCATCGACCTCGAGTTCTTCCGCGTCGGCAACGAGGAGTACGCGGCCAAGCACGGCAGCTACGGCGTCACGACGCTCCGCGAGGAGCACATCGAGGCGACCGGGAGCTCCGTGCGCTTCGACTTCGTGGGCAAGAGCGGGAAGCGGCATGCGCGCCGAGTCGCGGACCCGCGCATCGCCCGACTGATCGCGCGGCTCGAAGAGCTGCCCGGAGACGAGGTGTTCCGCTTCTTCGAGGACACGGGAGTGTCTCGGCAGGTGCGCAGCAAGCACGTGAACGCGTACGTCAAACGCGTGATGGGCGAGGAGTTCACCGCCAAGGACTTCCGTACGTGGGGAGGCAGCCGCATGGCGCTCTCCTCACTGCTCGAGCACGACGAGGACGCGTTCCGCACGCAGAAGCGGGCGGCCGCCGCGACGCGGGAGGCGATCCGCTCGGCGGCGGAGCGGCTCGGCAACACGCCCGCCGTGACGAAGTCGTCGTACATCGACCCGCGGGTGCTCGCGCTCGCGGAGGACCGGGCGGCGCGGGAGCGGTTGCGCAAGGCGCGGAAGAAGATGCGCCCCGGCGAGCACCTGAGCGTCGACGAGCAGTGCCTGCTCGCGCTGCTGGCCCGCCGAGCCCCGCGCTGAGCGCGGAACCCGGCGGCCCGGCCTCAGCGTGCGAGCGCCTCGCTGACCGCAGTGGGGGAGTCGTACGACGTGTCGGCCAGCGCTTCGAGCGCCGACACCACGTCGTTCGGCGCCCCCGAATCGCGAGCCGCGTCGACCAGCGCCGAGCGGTCGGCGGGGTAGTCGACCCCGCCGAGGTATCGCTGCACCTCGATGGGGTTCTGCGGTTCTGACATGGGATCTCCTTTCCTTACGAGCCCGGATCGGGAGGGCCCCGATCCGGGTACAGGTCGCGGCCGCTGCGCCGCAGCCGTCATCGCGCCGCCGTCATGCCTCAGCGGTGGTGCGCAGGCGGTCGATGAGCTCGGTGGTGGAGTGATCGGGCACGTAGTCGAGGATCACCACCTCGCCGCCCGCGCGTCGCACCTCCGCCGCCTCCTCCAGCATCTCCGGCGTGTAGTCGCCGCCCTTCGCGTACACGTCGGGCCGCAGCTCACGGATCGTCGCGCACGCGGTGTCGTCGTCGAAGACGGTGACGTAGTCGACGCACGACAGCTCCGCCAGCACGTTCGCCCGGTCGCGCACCCCGTTCACGGGACGCCCCGGGCCCTTCAGCCGTCGGGCGGAGTCGTCGCTGTTCAGCGCCACGACGAGCACGTCGCCCAGTCTGCGGGCCTGCTTCAGCGATGCCGTGTGCCCCCGGTGCAGCACGTCGAAGCAGCCGTTCGTGAACACGATGCGGTCGCCCGCGCGCCGGTGCACGTCGAGGCGCTCCGCCAGCTCCGCCACCGAGATCTGGGGGTCGGGGGCGGCCGACGACCGCAGCTCCAGCTCGTCCAGTGAGCAGCGGCACGTGCCCGTGCGCTCCACCGCGATATCGGCCGCGAGCTGCGCGAGCTCGACGGCCCGCGGAAGCTCGCACCCCGCGGCCCGGGCCACCGACAGCGCCGAGACGAATACATCGCCCGCCCCCGACGCCTGCTGCTCGGGAGCCGCGTGCGCCCGCGTGCGATGCGGCGGGGCGTCATCGGTCAGCAGCACCGTGCCGGTGCGGTCGAGCGTGACCACGACCGCCTCCGCGCCGCTGCGCCGCCGGAGCGCGTCGCCGGCCGCCGCCGCGGCCGCAACCCGGTCCTCTCCCGAGCCGAGGCGCTCGCCGAGCAGCCGCTCCGTCTCGCCCGCGTTGGGCGTGATCACGTCGGGGCGGAGGGCCGCCCACCGGGCCGGGTCGTGCGCATCGACCACGAGCAGGGCGGCGCGGGGGAGCGCCGCGAGCGCCGAGATCATCGCGTCGTCGAGGAGGGCCGCGCCGTAGTCGCAGATCACGAGGGCGTCGCACTCGGCGAGCGCCTCGGCGAGGTCGTCGAGCAGCTGCCGCCGCACCTGCTCGGGCCACGGCTCGCGCTGGGTGTCGTCGAGCCGGATGAGCACCTGGTCGGCGACCGACACGCGCGCCTTCGTCGTGGTGCGCGCGCCCGCGACGCGCTGCAGCGCCCGCACGTCGACGTCGGCCTCCGTGAGACGCTCGCGCAGGCGGTCGCCCGGCTCATCGGCCCCGATCGCGCCGAAGGCGCGCACGCGGGCGCCGAGCGCGGAGAGATTGCGGGCGGTGTTCGCCGCGCCCCCCGGCAGATCGGAGGCGCCCGCGAGCTCCACCACGGGCGCCGGCGCCTCGCGCGCCACGCGATCGACCGTGCCGTGCCACCATCGATCGAGCAGGAAGTCGCCGAGCACCGCGATGCGGGGCTGCTGCGCGCGAATGCGGGCGATGCTGTCGAGCGGAGTCATGATGACCGCCTTTCGGGGAGAGTGACGACCGGTCCGTTTGAGATCGACCGGAAGCGGGCAGAAGAAGAGGAGGCGCACTGCGCGCCGAACGCCGCACACGCACTGACGCACTGGAGGAACCGATGCCGCACGACCCGCGACCCGCCCCCGAGACGATCCCATCCGCCGAGGCGGCGGAACCGGCTGAGCGGCGGCCGATGGTGGCACCTCCCGGCGAGCGGCTCGCCGACGTGCGCAAGATCGCGGTGCTGCGGGGCGGCGGCATCGGCGATCTGCTGTTCGCGCTGCCCGCCATCACGGCGCTCGCCGCGGCCTACCCCGACGCCGAGGTGACGCTCCTCGGAGCGCCCGCCGCGCGGCTGCTCGACGGGCGAACCGGAGCCCCGCATCGCATCGTGGAGCTGCCCGTCGCGCCCGGAGTGCACGAACCGCGCGGAGCCGAGAGCGATCCGGCTGCGGTGGAGCGCTTCCTCGCGGAGCAGCGAGCGGAGGGGTACGACCTGGTCGCGCAGATGCACGGCGGCGGACGCTTCTCGAACCCCTTCGCCGCGGCGCTCGGGGCGCGCTGCACGATCGGCACGCGCACGGACGACGCTCTCGCGCTCGACCGCTCGCTGCCGTACGTCTACTTCCAGCACGAGGTGATGCGCTGGCTCGAGGTCGCGGGTCTGGTCGGTGCGCCGCCCGTCGATCTGGAGCCCCGTCTGCTCGTGACCGCCGACGAGCGCGCGCGGGGCCGCGAGCGGCTCGGCGCGGCCCCGCGCACCGTCGTGGTCCATCCCGGAGCCACTGACCCGCGCAGGCGCTGGCCCGTCGAGCGATTCGCGGCCGTCGCCGCCGAGCTGACCCGGGCCGGGGCGCGGGTCGCGGTGATCGGCGACGACTCCGAGCGCGCCCTCGCCGACGCCTTCGCGGCCGGTGCCGTCGCCGCGGGCGCAGCGGTCGAGCCGCTCAACCTCGCCGGCGAGCTGCCGTTCGCCGAGCTGCCCGGTCTGCTCGCCGCCGCCGACCTCTGCATCGCGAACGACAGCGGTCCGCGTCATCTCGCGCAGGCGGTGGGCACCGCCACCGCGTCCGTCTTCTGGTGCGGCAACCTGCTCAACGCCGGGCCCCTGGGCCGCGGGCGGCACCGCGCGCAGCTCTCGTGGACCACCCACTGCCCGGTGTGCGGGCGGAACAGCACGCAGGTGGGGTGGACGGCACCGAGGTGCGAGCACGATCTCTCGTTCGTCACCGATGTCGACGCCGAAGCGGTGCTCGCGGATGCGCGAGCACTGCTCGAGGCCCCCGCGCGCTGACGCGCGGGCGGGAGCCTCGAGCCGGTCGATCAGGGCCACGACGGCTCGTCCTCGGGGGCGATGACGAGTTCGCGCACCTCGGAGCGGGGCGGCTGCTGCAGGGCGAAGAGCACGGCGCGGGCGACGTTCGCGGGATCGTTGAGCTGCGCGTCGGCCGCCGGGCGGTACTGCTGGGGACGGTCGTCGAAGAACGACGTCTGCATGCCTGCGGGAATGAGGGTCGTCACGCCGAGGCGCCCCGACGTCTCCGCGGCCAGTGCGCGGGAGAACCCGAGCACGCCGAACTTCGAGGCGCAGTACGCGGTGGCCTCGGGGAGGGCGCGCAGCGCCAGCGAGGAGGCGATCGTCACCACGCGCCCGTGCACCCGCTCGAGGTGGGGCAGCGCGGCGCGCACGGTCGACACGGTGCCGAGCAGGTTCACGCCGATCACTCGCTCCCACTCGTCGGCGGCGACGTCTTCGAGACGGCCGCAGCGGTCGATGCCCGCCGCGGTGACGACCGCGTCGATGCCGCCGAGCTCCTCCGCGACGGCCGCCACGGCGCGCTCCACCTGCGCGCGGTCGGAGACATCGGCCTCCTGGGCGACGGCGCGATCGTGCCACGCGCTGACGTCGAGGTCGACGATCGCGGGGGTGCCCCCGGCCTCGAGCACGGCGTGGGCCACGGCGGCGCCGAGGCCGGAGCTGCCGCCGGTGATGAGGACGCGGCCGAGCGGGGTGGGAGTGGTCGAGAGGGTCATCGAGGGTCCTTTCTCAGGGGGATTCGCGAAGCTGCGGCGGGGTCCGCGCAGCGGGTCTTCGGGGGCCCGGCGAGCGTCGCGTGCGCGTGCCTGCCGGGCGGGGCGGAGGCGTCAGCCGACGCGCGCGATGGCGTCGGCGAGCGCTGTCGTCGACCGGCCGAGGTGGTAGGGGAGGGTGAGCACCCGCCCGCCCCACGACTCGACGAGCGCGGCCTCCGGGAGCGATTGCGCGCTGTAGTCGCCGCCCTTCACCCAGATGTCGGGTCGCAACCGGTCGAGCACGGCCTGCGGCCCGTCCTCCTCGAAGACCACGACCGCGTCGACGCAGGAGAGCGCCGTCAGCAGCTCGACGCGGTCGCGCTCCGTGATGAGCGGCCGCTCGGCGCCCTTCAAGCGGCGCACCGAGTCGTCGGAGTTGAGGCACACGATGAGGCAGTCGCCGAGCTCGCGCGCGGCGGCGAGCGTGCGCACGTGACCCGCGTGCAGCAGGTCGAAGCAGCCCCCCGTCGCGACGACGGTGCCGCCGGCGCTGCGGGCCTGCTCCGCCACCGCGAACGCGTCGGCTCCCGCCGCATCGGCGCGCGGCAGACGCGTGGTGCCGAGCGCTGCGACGCCCCCGGCGGCGAGGAACCCTCCCGCGGCGTCGACGCCGCGGCGCACCGCCTCGGGAAGGGGCTCGCCCTCCGCGAGCGCGATCAGGGCCGACGCGGCGTAGCGGTCGCCCGCGCCGCACGCGTCCGCCGCTTCGACGGGGCGCGCCGGGATGAGCGCCGGCGCGTGATCGGCGTCGAGCAGCAGGGCGCCCTGCGAGCCGAGGGTGACGGAGATCGCGATGCAGCCCCACCGTTCGCGCAGACGCCCCGCGGCCTCGGTCGCGGAGGCCGGATCGGGCGCGGTGCCGGCGGCCTTCGCCGCCTCCGAGAGGTTCGGCGTGACGAGGCGCGCCGACGGCACCGGGTCGGCACCCCGGGGATGCGGATCCCAGACGAGCGGCACCCGCGCCCCGCGTCGGTGCAGGGCGACGCGGATCTCGGGGTGGGCGGTGAGCGCCCGGCCGTAATCGGAGACGATGATCGCGTCGGCCTCCGAGATCGCGGTGATCATGTCGCGCGTGATGTGGGGCAGCACGGGGTCGCCGCATCCGTCGTCGATGCGGGCGACCGGCTGCCCGCCCGCCCGGAGCCGGGTCTTCACGGGCGTGGGGGCGGGCAGCGCGCCGGCGACGACGCGGATGCCGTCGAGGTGCTCGCGCAGCCGCTCGCCCGGCGCATCCGCCGAGAGCGCCGTCACGAGGGTCACCTCGTGCCCGTCGTGCAGCAGCATGCGGGCCACGAGCCCCGCCCCGCCGGCGCGCGACTGCCGGGACTGCACGTCCACGACCGGCACGGGGGCATCGGGCTGGAAGCGCTCGGCCACCCCGTCGATGTCTTCATCGAGGAGGGTGTCGCCGACGACGACGATATTCATGACTGCGGCTCCTTTCCGACGCACGCGTCGAACACTTCGCACACGGCGTGGATCGCCGCGAGCTGGCACTCCTGCACATGCGGAGACGCCCCGTCCAGGCAGATCGCGTCGTCGCAGAGGCGCGCGAGCGGGTTCGGCCCCGGCCCGGTGAGCGCCCAGCTCGTCGCCCCGGACTCCTCGGCGGCGCGCGCCGCCTCGAGGAGATTCGGGCTGCCCCCGCTGGTCGAGAGCAGCAGCACGATGTCGCCCGCCCGGGCGTGCGCGCGCACCTGGCGGGCGAACACCTGGTCGAAGCCGTAGTCGTTGCCGATCGCGGTGACGCTCGACGACTCGGCGTGCAGGGAGATCGCCGAGTAGGCGGCGCGATCCTCGCGGTAGCGCCCGACGAGCTCGGCGGTGAGGTGCTGCGCCTCGGCGGCCGATCCTCCGTTGCCGGCGACCAGCAGGCGGCGCCCGGCCTTCAGCCGGGTCGCGAGCTCGCGACCCCACGTTTCGAGGTGGTCGGCATGCCGTCGCGCGTGGTCGAGTGCGCGGGCGAGCGCGTCGAAGTGACTCGATACGAGGGTGGACGTCGGCGCCTCCGCCGCGATGGTCGGGGTGAGGGTGGGGGTGGTCATAGTGCGGCCTCCGCGAGGTGGGCGCCCGTGGCGCTGTCGATGCGTGTGGTGATCTGCTGCGAGTGGTGCTGCGCTCGCTCGCGCAGGGTGCGCGCGTAGATGAGCTCGGTGCGCGCCGCCACGCGCTCCCAGCTGTAGCGATGCTCGACGCGGGTGCGGCCCGCGGCTCCGAGCGCTGCGGCGAATGCGGGATCGGCGCGCAGGCGGGCGAAGGCCTCCGCGACGGCCTCCGGGTCCTGGGGCGGCACGAGCAGCCCGGTGCCCTCGTGCACGACGGTGTCGCCCAGGCCGCCCACGTTCGCGGCGACGACGGGCGTGCCGCACGCCATGCTCTCGAGCGGCACGATGCCGAAGGGCTCGTACCAGGGGGTGCACACGACGGCATCTGCGGCCCGGATCAGCGCGGGGACGTCGTCGCGGGGCACGCGGCCGAGGAACCGCACCTGATCGGCCACGCCGAGCGATTCCGCCAGGTCTGCGAGGCGCCGGGTCTCGGCGTCCGGGCCGACCGCGCCCGTCGGTGCGTCGCCGGTGCCGACGATGTGCAGCTCCACATCGGCGATCCCCTGCTCGCGGAGCACGCCGAGGGCCCGGATCGCGATGTCGACGCCCTTGCGCGGCACGAGGCGGCCGAGGCTCAGCACTCGGAACGCCCCTGCCCGGCGCGGCGGCCGATCGGCGTGCTCGAACATCTCGAGGTCGACGCCGCACGGCGCGATGTCGATGCGCTCGGCGGGGATGCCGAGCGCGTGCAGCTCCTCGACCTCGTCGGGGCACGTCGCGATGACGGTGTCGACGCGCTGCCCGACCAGGGGCTCGAGCCGCTCGCGCTCGGGCGGGCTCGTGTCGGCCGCGCCCTGGAACCGCCGCTTGACCGATCCGAGCGCGTGGAAGGTGTGGAGCACCGGCGGGTGGCCGGTGCCCCGCGCTTCCGCGGCGTCGAGTGCGGCGATGCCCGACATCCAGAAGTGGCTGTGCACGACGTCGGGCCGGTCGAACCGCCAGGCGGCGGCCAGCCCCTCGGCGAGCGCGGGCAGGTGCGGCAGCAGTTCGTCCTTCGGCACGTGCTGCTCCGGGCCCGCGGTGAGGTGCACCACCTCGACCCCCGGGCAGAGCGTCACCCGGGTGCGCGTCGACGGGTCGTCGCGCCGCGTGTACACGGTGACGCGGTGGCCGCGCTCGGCCAGCGCGCGGGAGAGGGCGGCGACGTGCACGTTCTGCCCGCCCGCGTCGACGCTTCCCGGCGTCGCCAGGGGGTTGGCGTGCTCGGAGACCATGGCGATCTTCATGATGCGACTCCTTCCGTCGTCAGCTGCGGCGCCCGGGTGCGGGATCGCGCCCGATGCGCGTGCGCCTCGTGCGCATCCGCGAGCACCGCGTCCCAGTCGTCGAGGAAGCGCGGGAGGCCGTAGCGCGCCGCAGCCGCCTCCCGCGCCACGGCGCCGCGGCGCCGCGCCTCGTCGGGGTCTCGGAGCAGGATGTCGGCGGTGGCGACGAGCTCGGCGGGGTCCGCCGACAGGGCGCCCGCCTCCGGCGGCACGGCCCGGCTCGCCTCCGTCGCGTCGAGCACGAGCACCGGCATCCCGAGGAACATCGCCTCGAGCAGCGACAGGCCGAGCGACGTCCAGCGCATCGGGTGCACGTAGGCCCGGCGGCGCGCCAGTTCGGCGTGGAGGTGCGCCGTCGGCAGGTCGCCGACCACCTGCAGGCGATCCTCCCCGAGTCCGAGCGCCGCGGGCAGGCGGTCGGCGGCGATGCCGAAGCAGTCGAGCCGTCCCGCGCTCGCGAACGCCGGGAGCAGGTCGGTGCCCGTGACCCGCCCGCGCCGCACCGGTTCGTTGATGACGACGCCGAGCGCCTCGAGCTCTCCCGTGTACTGCTGACCCGGGTCGGGGATGCCGTGCTCGATGACGATCGTCGGCGCCGCTCCGCAGTCCCAGATGAGACGGTTGAAGTGGGTGACGTGCACGATGGGGATGTCGGTGCGCTCGGCGAGGAAGTGCTGCTCCGACACGGGCGACTGCTTGGGCGTGTTGTGCTCCACGAACACGGTCGCGACGTCGCGGCCGAGTCGCCGCCCCAGCAGCGATTCCGCCCAGGCGAGCTCCTCCGTGCGCTGCA
It encodes the following:
- a CDS encoding SDR family oxidoreductase, encoding MTLSTTPTPLGRVLITGGSSGLGAAVAHAVLEAGGTPAIVDLDVSAWHDRAVAQEADVSDRAQVERAVAAVAEELGGIDAVVTAAGIDRCGRLEDVAADEWERVIGVNLLGTVSTVRAALPHLERVHGRVVTIASSLALRALPEATAYCASKFGVLGFSRALAAETSGRLGVTTLIPAGMQTSFFDDRPQQYRPAADAQLNDPANVARAVLFALQQPPRSEVRELVIAPEDEPSWP
- a CDS encoding D-sedoheptulose-7-phosphate isomerase; this translates as MTTPTLTPTIAAEAPTSTLVSSHFDALARALDHARRHADHLETWGRELATRLKAGRRLLVAGNGGSAAEAQHLTAELVGRYREDRAAYSAISLHAESSSVTAIGNDYGFDQVFARQVRAHARAGDIVLLLSTSGGSPNLLEAARAAEESGATSWALTGPGPNPLARLCDDAICLDGASPHVQECQLAAIHAVCEVFDACVGKEPQS
- a CDS encoding glycosyltransferase, giving the protein MKILVWYLHGGWMQAFLSGSHEYLVPAEAGRDMPPLPAHARRVEPGELAEAEVDLVVLQRTEELAWAESLLGRRLGRDVATVFVEHNTPKQSPVSEQHFLAERTDIPIVHVTHFNRLIWDCGAAPTIVIEHGIPDPGQQYTGELEALGVVINEPVRRGRVTGTDLLPAFASAGRLDCFGIAADRLPAALGLGEDRLQVVGDLPTAHLHAELARRRAYVHPMRWTSLGLSLLEAMFLGMPVLVLDATEASRAVPPEAGALSADPAELVATADILLRDPDEARRRGAVAREAAAARYGLPRFLDDWDAVLADAHEAHAHRARSRTRAPQLTTEGVAS
- a CDS encoding glycosyltransferase, with translation MKIAMVSEHANPLATPGSVDAGGQNVHVAALSRALAERGHRVTVYTRRDDPSTRTRVTLCPGVEVVHLTAGPEQHVPKDELLPHLPALAEGLAAAWRFDRPDVVHSHFWMSGIAALDAAEARGTGHPPVLHTFHALGSVKRRFQGAADTSPPERERLEPLVGQRVDTVIATCPDEVEELHALGIPAERIDIAPCGVDLEMFEHADRPPRRAGAFRVLSLGRLVPRKGVDIAIRALGVLREQGIADVELHIVGTGDAPTGAVGPDAETRRLADLAESLGVADQVRFLGRVPRDDVPALIRAADAVVCTPWYEPFGIVPLESMACGTPVVAANVGGLGDTVVHEGTGLLVPPQDPEAVAEAFARLRADPAFAAALGAAGRTRVEHRYSWERVAARTELIYARTLRERAQHHSQQITTRIDSATGAHLAEAAL
- the rfaE2 gene encoding D-glycero-beta-D-manno-heptose 1-phosphate adenylyltransferase; translation: MNIVVVGDTLLDEDIDGVAERFQPDAPVPVVDVQSRQSRAGGAGLVARMLLHDGHEVTLVTALSADAPGERLREHLDGIRVVAGALPAPTPVKTRLRAGGQPVARIDDGCGDPVLPHITRDMITAISEADAIIVSDYGRALTAHPEIRVALHRRGARVPLVWDPHPRGADPVPSARLVTPNLSEAAKAAGTAPDPASATEAAGRLRERWGCIAISVTLGSQGALLLDADHAPALIPARPVEAADACGAGDRYAASALIALAEGEPLPEAVRRGVDAAGGFLAAGGVAALGTTRLPRADAAGADAFAVAEQARSAGGTVVATGGCFDLLHAGHVRTLAAARELGDCLIVCLNSDDSVRRLKGAERPLITERDRVELLTALSCVDAVVVFEEDGPQAVLDRLRPDIWVKGGDYSAQSLPEAALVESWGGRVLTLPYHLGRSTTALADAIARVG